One part of the Flavobacterium johnsoniae UW101 genome encodes these proteins:
- a CDS encoding YeeE/YedE family protein gives MLEILKEPWPWYVAGPLIGLTVPILLIIGNKSFGISSSLRHICAACIPSNISFFKYDWKKESWNLFFVFGIFLGGVIAAYLLSNPNPVEITPELSEQLASYGITDHTGLVPVQLFSWESLFTLRGFIMMVVGGFLVGFGTRYAGGCTSGHAIMGISNLQWPSVVATICFMIGGFVMSLLILPYILSL, from the coding sequence ATGCTAGAAATTTTAAAAGAACCATGGCCTTGGTACGTAGCTGGCCCGCTAATTGGATTAACAGTTCCAATTTTATTAATTATCGGGAATAAATCTTTCGGGATTAGTTCGTCTCTGCGACATATTTGTGCGGCTTGTATTCCGTCGAATATTTCATTTTTTAAATACGACTGGAAAAAAGAAAGCTGGAATTTATTCTTTGTTTTCGGAATATTTCTGGGCGGTGTAATCGCTGCTTATTTGTTATCTAATCCAAATCCGGTAGAAATTACTCCGGAACTTTCAGAACAATTGGCTTCTTACGGAATTACAGATCATACTGGTTTAGTTCCGGTACAGCTGTTTTCATGGGAAAGTTTGTTTACTCTTCGCGGATTTATTATGATGGTCGTGGGCGGATTTTTAGTTGGTTTTGGAACGCGTTATGCTGGCGGATGTACAAGCGGACATGCAATTATGGGAATTTCAAATTTACAATGGCCTTCAGTCGTAGCTACAATTTGTTTTATGATTGGCGGTTTTGTAATGTCACTTTTGATTTTACCATATATTCTTTCACTTTAA
- a CDS encoding DUF6691 family protein: protein MSNLENKNTDNEGINASHKKETAFANLKYLIVGIFFGIVFVKAEIISWFRIQEMFHLQSFHMYGVIGSAVAVGVISVFLIKKLNIKTLQGEKIEIQPKTFNKGQIYGGLMFGFGWAITGACPGPLFAQIGTGATVIVVTLVSAIAGTWVYGLIKDKLPH, encoded by the coding sequence ATGAGTAATTTAGAAAATAAAAATACAGACAACGAAGGAATCAACGCAAGTCATAAAAAAGAAACAGCATTCGCAAACCTTAAATATTTAATCGTTGGCATCTTTTTCGGAATTGTATTCGTAAAAGCCGAAATCATCAGCTGGTTTCGTATTCAGGAAATGTTTCATTTGCAGTCATTCCACATGTATGGTGTAATTGGAAGTGCAGTTGCGGTTGGAGTAATTTCAGTATTCCTAATTAAAAAATTAAACATCAAAACCCTTCAGGGCGAAAAAATCGAAATTCAGCCTAAAACTTTCAATAAAGGACAAATCTACGGAGGCCTGATGTTTGGTTTTGGATGGGCAATTACAGGAGCTTGTCCGGGGCCTCTTTTTGCTCAAATTGGTACTGGAGCAACAGTAATCGTGGTAACTTTGGTAAGTGCCATTGCAGGAACCTGGGTTTATGGTTTGATAAAAGACAAACTGCCTCATTAA
- a CDS encoding GNAT family N-acetyltransferase: MNSTQQLVLRKAVISEVPVIWEILQDAIEQRRLDGSTQWQDGYPNELTIKNDIENGYGYVLTENESILCYAAIIFGKDPAYENIEGKWLSDGDYTVVHRVAVSKLAKGKGIATKLFEKIEGLSIENNIYSIKVDTNFDNVPMLKILDKLKYTYCGEVYLRGSARKAFEKLLH, translated from the coding sequence ATGAATTCTACTCAACAATTAGTTTTACGAAAAGCAGTTATTTCTGAAGTACCTGTTATTTGGGAAATACTGCAGGATGCCATTGAACAAAGAAGACTAGACGGAAGTACACAGTGGCAGGATGGTTATCCAAATGAGCTTACCATTAAAAATGACATTGAAAATGGTTATGGCTATGTGCTTACAGAAAATGAATCTATTTTGTGTTATGCTGCTATTATTTTTGGTAAAGATCCGGCTTACGAAAATATCGAGGGCAAATGGCTTAGCGATGGTGATTATACTGTTGTACACCGCGTAGCAGTTTCGAAATTGGCAAAAGGAAAAGGAATTGCCACAAAATTATTTGAAAAAATTGAAGGTTTATCTATTGAAAATAATATTTACAGCATAAAGGTTGATACTAATTTTGACAATGTTCCAATGCTGAAAATTTTAGACAAATTGAAATACACCTATTGCGGTGAAGTCTATTTAAGAGGCTCTGCAAGAAAAGCATTTGAAAAACTGCTGCATTAA
- a CDS encoding glycerol-3-phosphate dehydrogenase/oxidase, with protein sequence MNRSEQLLKLQNTENWDVIIIGGGASGLGTAIDAASRGYKTILLEAVDFAKGTSSRSTKLVHGGVRYLAQGDVHLVREALKERGLLAQNANHLVKNQSFVIPNYHWLSGYFYTIGLKIYDLLSGGLSLGSSKYLSKKKTIEMLPNVEEDGLVNGVIYHDGQFDDSRLAVNLAQTAVENGACVLNYTKVINLIKDDKNQITGVQAVDQETGINYNIKGAVVINATGVFTNAIMKLNDKVYKKYIVPSQGIHLVFDKSFLPGEHALMIPKTKDGRVLFAVPWHNHVVVGTTDTLIKKQSLEPIALESEIEFVLETAQRFLAKKPTRADVLSVFAGLRPLAAPKEEGRSTKEVSRSHKIIVSETGLITITGGKWTTYRKIAEDIIDKAILKGKLPKKPCITQNLSIHGNKPTTTLDRENHLYIYGSDITKILQLQEKEPELKEKLHLDYEFTLAEIVWAVRYEMARTVDDILARRVRLLFLDARAAIEVSEKTARVIAKELGHDENWVAKEIADFKATSKGFFLSEFR encoded by the coding sequence ATGAATCGTTCAGAGCAGTTACTAAAACTACAAAATACCGAAAATTGGGACGTAATAATTATAGGCGGAGGAGCCAGCGGTTTAGGAACTGCAATTGATGCTGCCAGCCGAGGCTATAAAACCATCTTACTTGAAGCTGTAGATTTTGCCAAAGGAACTTCCAGCAGAAGTACCAAATTAGTTCATGGCGGTGTACGATATTTGGCGCAGGGAGATGTCCACTTAGTTAGAGAAGCATTAAAAGAGCGAGGTTTACTGGCACAAAATGCAAATCATTTGGTAAAAAACCAATCTTTTGTTATTCCAAATTACCATTGGTTAAGCGGTTACTTTTACACCATTGGATTAAAAATTTATGATCTATTATCAGGAGGTTTAAGTTTAGGGAGTTCTAAATATCTTTCCAAAAAGAAAACTATCGAAATGCTTCCAAATGTAGAAGAAGACGGACTTGTAAATGGTGTTATTTATCATGACGGGCAATTTGACGATTCTCGTTTGGCTGTAAATCTGGCTCAGACTGCGGTAGAAAACGGAGCTTGTGTTTTAAATTATACAAAAGTTATTAATTTAATAAAAGATGATAAAAATCAAATCACCGGCGTTCAGGCAGTTGATCAGGAAACCGGAATAAACTATAACATAAAAGGTGCAGTTGTAATAAATGCAACAGGAGTTTTTACAAATGCCATCATGAAGCTAAACGATAAAGTTTACAAAAAATATATCGTGCCGAGTCAGGGAATTCATTTGGTGTTTGATAAATCTTTTCTTCCAGGCGAACATGCTTTGATGATTCCGAAAACAAAAGATGGAAGAGTTTTATTTGCTGTTCCGTGGCACAATCACGTTGTAGTAGGTACAACCGACACTTTAATAAAAAAACAAAGTTTAGAACCTATTGCTTTAGAAAGCGAAATTGAATTTGTTTTAGAAACAGCACAGCGATTCCTTGCCAAAAAACCAACAAGAGCCGATGTATTATCTGTTTTTGCAGGTCTGCGTCCGTTAGCTGCTCCAAAAGAAGAAGGCAGAAGCACAAAAGAAGTTTCCAGAAGTCATAAAATTATAGTTTCAGAAACTGGATTGATAACCATAACAGGAGGTAAATGGACTACTTACCGAAAAATTGCCGAAGACATCATTGACAAAGCAATACTAAAAGGAAAACTTCCCAAAAAACCTTGTATTACACAAAACTTAAGCATTCACGGAAATAAACCTACAACGACTCTTGATAGGGAAAACCACTTGTATATTTATGGTTCTGATATTACAAAAATACTCCAGCTGCAAGAAAAAGAACCAGAATTAAAAGAAAAACTCCATCTTGATTATGAATTTACATTGGCAGAAATTGTTTGGGCTGTACGTTATGAAATGGCAAGAACTGTAGATGATATTCTGGCAAGACGTGTTCGATTATTGTTTTTGGATGCCAGAGCTGCAATTGAAGTATCTGAAAAAACAGCAAGGGTAATTGCAAAAGAACTTGGACATGATGAAAATTGGGTCGCTAAGGAAATTGCCGATTTTAAAGCGACATCTAAAGGATTTTTTCTCTCTGAATTTCGATAA
- a CDS encoding MarR family winged helix-turn-helix transcriptional regulator: MTIEEVIKSTVKMDNAKKVILNIMYTQNVIQDHFNEIMKPYDLSGEQYNVLRILRGQKGNPANMCVIQERMLAKTSNTTRLVDKLLLKELVTRNVCPDNRRKIEVLITQKGLDVLKELDPKVDAHERAFAENISPEELELLNKLLEKYRTQQN, encoded by the coding sequence ATGACAATTGAAGAGGTTATTAAGAGTACAGTTAAGATGGATAATGCGAAAAAAGTTATTCTGAACATTATGTACACACAAAATGTGATTCAGGATCATTTCAACGAGATAATGAAACCGTATGATTTGTCTGGAGAACAATATAATGTGCTGCGTATATTAAGAGGACAAAAAGGAAATCCTGCTAATATGTGTGTTATACAAGAACGTATGCTGGCAAAAACAAGTAATACAACACGATTAGTTGACAAGTTATTACTAAAGGAACTGGTAACAAGAAATGTTTGTCCGGACAATCGCAGAAAGATTGAAGTGCTGATTACACAAAAAGGACTTGATGTTTTAAAAGAATTAGACCCGAAAGTAGATGCGCACGAGCGTGCATTTGCCGAGAATATAAGTCCTGAAGAATTAGAATTATTAAATAAATTATTAGAAAAATACCGAACCCAACAAAATTAA
- a CDS encoding NAD(P)H-dependent oxidoreductase, whose product MSTLLDNLKWRYATKKFDATKKISAADLNTLKEAVRLAASSYGLQPYKVIIVENPEIREKLKAAAYGQTQITDASQLFIFANDLNAGPESVAAYIKNISETRGVPAEALGGFADMMNGVISNLSQEAKNIWTAKQTYIALGTLLAAAAELKIDATPMEGFNPAAFNEILGFDKLGLNASVIATVGYRHDEDDTQHYKKVRKSHEELFITI is encoded by the coding sequence ATGAGCACATTATTAGATAATCTAAAATGGAGATATGCAACAAAGAAGTTTGATGCAACAAAAAAAATATCTGCTGCAGATTTAAATACTTTAAAAGAAGCTGTAAGATTAGCTGCTTCTTCATACGGATTACAACCTTATAAAGTAATTATTGTAGAAAATCCAGAAATTAGAGAAAAGTTAAAAGCAGCAGCTTATGGACAAACTCAAATTACTGATGCTTCACAATTATTCATTTTTGCAAACGACTTAAACGCAGGACCAGAATCTGTTGCTGCTTACATTAAAAACATCAGCGAAACAAGAGGTGTTCCTGCTGAAGCTTTAGGCGGATTTGCTGATATGATGAATGGTGTAATTTCAAACTTATCACAAGAAGCTAAAAACATCTGGACAGCAAAACAAACTTATATTGCTTTAGGAACTTTATTAGCTGCGGCTGCAGAATTAAAAATCGACGCTACACCAATGGAAGGATTTAATCCTGCTGCGTTTAACGAGATCTTAGGTTTCGATAAATTAGGTTTAAACGCTTCGGTTATTGCAACTGTAGGTTACAGACATGATGAAGACGATACGCAGCACTACAAAAAAGTTAGAAAATCTCACGAGGAATTATTTATCACTATATAA
- a CDS encoding YceI family protein, with amino-acid sequence MKNLKTIAIALFVAAAGISVNAQTKKIDVKASTIKWVGKKVTGEHSGTVNFKDGAVVFKGKKLTGGSFTVDMTSLTATDLTGEYQGKLNGHLKADDFFGTDKFPTSKLVFKTIGAKSADVYTVTADLTIKGITKPVTFDITVNGNTATTAFKVDRTKYDIKYNSGNFFENLGDKTINDDFELAVSLKF; translated from the coding sequence ATGAAAAATTTAAAAACAATTGCAATTGCATTATTCGTAGCTGCTGCTGGTATTTCAGTAAACGCACAAACTAAAAAAATCGACGTAAAAGCTTCTACTATTAAATGGGTAGGTAAAAAAGTAACTGGAGAGCACTCTGGAACTGTAAACTTCAAAGACGGAGCTGTAGTTTTCAAAGGAAAAAAATTAACAGGTGGTTCATTTACTGTTGATATGACTTCATTAACAGCTACAGATTTAACTGGAGAATACCAAGGAAAATTAAACGGTCACTTAAAAGCTGACGATTTCTTTGGAACTGATAAATTCCCAACTTCTAAATTAGTTTTCAAAACTATTGGTGCTAAATCTGCTGACGTTTATACTGTAACTGCTGATTTAACTATTAAAGGAATTACTAAACCAGTAACTTTTGATATCACTGTAAACGGAAACACTGCAACAACTGCTTTCAAAGTTGACAGAACTAAATACGATATTAAATACAACTCTGGTAACTTCTTCGAAAACTTAGGAGACAAAACTATCAATGACGATTTCGAATTAGCTGTGTCTTTAAAATTCTAA
- a CDS encoding anthranilate synthase component I family protein, with the protein MKPFILNTHYKQILADTITPVSIYFKIRDKFPNSLLLESSDYHGNDNSFSYICCNPIATIKIENETISKTFPDGTSEQSKIDASTNIPEVIQEFSNQFKSEKNDFKFINNGLFGYISYDAVRYFEKVSIAKKDNATSIPDVFYAVYQNIIAINHFKNEAYIFCHSVDGRNNISEIEQLLQSRNIALYKFTKEGEGFSNLTDEEFKHNVALAKKHCFRGDVFQLVLSRRFTQDFKGDEFNVYRALRSINPSPYLFFFDYGDFKIFGSSPEAQIIVKNRKAEIHPIAGTFKRTGNDERDALLAKELSEDKKENSEHVMLVDLARNDLSRNGHDVNVEKYREVQFFSHVIHLVSKVTGHLHDKATTMQVVADTFPAGTLSGAPKHRAMQLIEDYEKTNRNFYGGAIGVMDFDGNFNHAIMIRTFLSKNHQLHCQAGAGIVASSDEESEMQEVYNKLRALNTALEMAENI; encoded by the coding sequence TTGAAACCGTTTATACTCAACACACATTACAAACAAATTCTGGCAGATACCATTACGCCGGTTAGTATTTATTTTAAAATAAGAGATAAATTTCCAAATAGTTTATTGTTGGAAAGCAGTGATTATCACGGAAACGACAACAGTTTCTCGTATATCTGCTGTAATCCTATTGCAACAATAAAAATTGAAAACGAAACCATTTCAAAAACTTTTCCAGACGGAACTTCAGAGCAAAGTAAAATCGATGCTTCAACCAATATTCCAGAAGTAATTCAGGAGTTTTCGAATCAATTTAAATCAGAAAAAAACGATTTTAAATTCATTAATAATGGTTTATTCGGATACATCTCTTATGATGCTGTCCGCTACTTCGAAAAAGTTTCAATTGCCAAAAAAGACAATGCAACTTCAATTCCTGATGTATTTTATGCGGTTTACCAAAACATCATTGCGATTAATCACTTTAAAAATGAGGCTTATATTTTCTGTCACAGTGTTGACGGAAGAAATAACATTTCTGAAATCGAACAATTATTGCAGTCAAGAAATATCGCTTTATACAAATTCACTAAAGAAGGTGAAGGTTTCTCTAACCTAACCGATGAAGAATTCAAACACAATGTAGCTTTAGCAAAAAAACACTGTTTTCGCGGCGACGTTTTTCAATTAGTTTTATCACGTCGTTTTACACAAGATTTTAAAGGTGATGAATTTAATGTTTACAGAGCTTTACGAAGCATCAATCCGTCTCCTTACCTATTCTTTTTTGATTATGGAGATTTCAAAATATTTGGTTCTTCACCCGAAGCACAAATTATTGTAAAAAACAGAAAAGCAGAAATTCATCCAATCGCAGGAACTTTCAAAAGAACAGGAAATGACGAACGTGATGCGCTTTTAGCAAAAGAACTTTCTGAAGATAAAAAAGAAAACAGCGAACACGTAATGCTGGTAGATTTAGCCAGAAATGATTTAAGCCGCAACGGACATGATGTAAATGTAGAAAAATACAGAGAAGTTCAGTTTTTCTCTCATGTAATTCATTTAGTTTCAAAAGTTACAGGACACTTACATGACAAAGCTACAACTATGCAGGTCGTTGCTGATACTTTCCCGGCAGGAACATTAAGCGGTGCGCCTAAACACAGAGCGATGCAGTTGATTGAAGATTACGAAAAAACAAATCGTAATTTTTACGGAGGTGCAATTGGAGTAATGGATTTTGACGGAAACTTTAACCACGCGATTATGATTCGAACTTTCCTTTCAAAAAATCATCAATTGCATTGCCAGGCTGGTGCCGGAATCGTAGCCAGTTCTGACGAAGAAAGTGAAATGCAGGAAGTTTATAACAAATTAAGAGCCCTAAATACAGCGCTTGAAATGGCGGAAAATATTTAG
- a CDS encoding anthranilate synthase component II, translated as MKKILVIDNYDSFTYNLVHYLEDLNCEVTVYRNDEFEIDEIASFDKILLSPGPGIPDEAGLLKAVIEKYSPTKSILGVCLGQQAIGEVFGGTLSNLDKVYHGVSTNVKTVVSDEILFEGLGNEFEVGRYHSWVVDANLPDDLEATSVDENGQIMSLRHKNYDVRGVQFHPESVLTPKGKRILENWINS; from the coding sequence ATGAAAAAAATATTAGTTATAGACAATTACGATAGTTTCACTTATAATTTAGTACACTATCTGGAAGATTTAAACTGCGAAGTAACCGTTTATAGAAATGATGAATTCGAAATTGACGAAATCGCTTCTTTTGATAAAATATTACTTTCTCCAGGTCCCGGAATTCCAGACGAAGCTGGTTTACTAAAAGCGGTAATCGAAAAATACAGTCCTACAAAAAGTATCCTTGGAGTTTGTTTAGGACAACAGGCTATTGGAGAAGTTTTTGGCGGAACACTTTCTAATCTTGATAAAGTATACCACGGTGTTTCGACAAATGTAAAAACGGTAGTTTCAGACGAAATTTTGTTCGAAGGTTTAGGAAACGAATTTGAAGTTGGAAGATACCATTCATGGGTTGTCGATGCAAATTTACCTGATGATTTAGAAGCTACTTCGGTAGACGAAAACGGGCAGATTATGTCTTTACGACACAAAAATTATGATGTTAGAGGCGTTCAGTTTCATCCGGAAAGTGTTTTAACCCCAAAAGGAAAAAGGATTTTAGAGAATTGGATTAACAGCTAG
- the trpD gene encoding anthranilate phosphoribosyltransferase, whose protein sequence is MKTILNKLINHEVLSKEEAKNVLINISSGQYNPSQISAFLTVFMMRSITIDELSGFREALLELCIRIDLSAYNTIDLCGTGGDGKDTFNISTLASFVAAGAGIKVAKHGNYGVSSISGSSNVMEKMGIKFSNDPSFLEKCIDQAGICVLHAPLFHPAMKNVGPIRKELAVKTFFNMLGPMVNPSFPQNQLVGVFNLELARMYAYLYQNTNVNFTILHSLDGYDEISLTGPTKIITSHMEGMIKPEDFGIRLLSQTEIEGGKTIEESAEIFTNIISGKGNEAQNNVVCANAAMAIATVTKCSPQEGFELAKESLFSGKGLKALQKLQELSL, encoded by the coding sequence ATGAAAACTATATTAAACAAATTAATCAACCACGAAGTGCTTTCTAAAGAAGAAGCAAAAAACGTATTGATTAATATTTCAAGCGGTCAATACAATCCAAGTCAGATTTCGGCATTTTTGACTGTTTTTATGATGCGAAGCATTACGATTGACGAACTTTCTGGCTTTCGCGAAGCTTTATTAGAATTATGTATTCGTATCGATTTATCTGCATATAACACAATCGATTTATGCGGAACAGGCGGTGATGGAAAAGATACCTTTAATATTTCGACTTTAGCCTCTTTTGTAGCGGCAGGAGCTGGAATAAAAGTGGCAAAACATGGAAATTACGGTGTTTCTTCTATTTCAGGATCAAGCAATGTAATGGAAAAAATGGGAATTAAATTCAGTAATGATCCTTCGTTTTTAGAAAAATGCATCGATCAGGCTGGAATCTGTGTTCTGCACGCTCCCCTGTTTCACCCAGCGATGAAAAACGTTGGACCAATCAGAAAAGAACTGGCAGTGAAAACTTTCTTTAATATGTTAGGTCCAATGGTAAATCCATCATTTCCACAAAATCAGCTCGTTGGAGTTTTCAACTTAGAACTGGCAAGAATGTATGCGTATTTATACCAAAATACCAATGTAAATTTCACAATCCTGCATTCGCTTGATGGTTATGATGAAATTTCCCTAACCGGGCCAACAAAAATTATTACCAGCCACATGGAAGGAATGATAAAACCAGAAGATTTTGGCATTCGTCTTTTATCTCAAACTGAAATTGAAGGCGGAAAAACCATTGAAGAATCAGCCGAAATTTTCACCAATATTATTTCAGGAAAAGGAAACGAAGCACAGAATAATGTTGTTTGTGCCAATGCAGCAATGGCAATTGCAACAGTTACAAAATGTTCTCCTCAAGAAGGATTTGAATTAGCAAAAGAAAGTTTGTTCTCAGGAAAAGGGTTAAAAGCTTTACAAAAATTACAGGAATTATCACTTTAA
- the trpC gene encoding indole-3-glycerol phosphate synthase TrpC: MNILDKIIIDKKREVILKKSIIPVSQLEASVFFNKQTISLSQKLKQSNSGIIAEHKRRSPSKSIINNNFTVEEVVKGYENAGACGISVLTDGKYFGGSLDDLLLARASVNIPLLRKEFIVDEYQILEAKAHGADLILLIAAVLTREEIKSLSEFAKKLGLEVLLEVHNQEELEKSIMPTLDMIGVNNRNLKTFEVSLDFSKDLASQIPDDFVKVSESGISSIEAIQELKPYGYKGFLIGENFMKTENAGQAAVDFISQL; encoded by the coding sequence ATGAATATTTTAGATAAAATAATAATAGATAAAAAACGAGAAGTTATTCTAAAGAAATCCATTATTCCGGTTTCTCAGCTGGAAGCTTCGGTCTTTTTTAATAAACAAACTATTTCTTTAAGTCAGAAATTAAAACAAAGCAATTCAGGAATTATAGCCGAACACAAACGTCGTTCACCTTCAAAATCAATCATCAACAACAATTTTACAGTTGAAGAAGTCGTAAAAGGCTACGAAAATGCTGGCGCCTGCGGAATTTCGGTTTTAACAGACGGGAAATATTTTGGCGGATCTTTAGACGATTTACTTTTAGCCAGAGCAAGCGTAAACATTCCGCTTTTGCGAAAAGAATTTATTGTAGACGAATATCAGATTTTAGAAGCAAAAGCACATGGAGCCGATTTAATTCTATTAATCGCAGCGGTTTTAACCCGTGAAGAAATCAAATCTTTATCTGAATTTGCCAAAAAACTAGGTTTAGAAGTTTTACTGGAAGTTCACAATCAGGAAGAATTAGAAAAATCGATTATGCCAACTTTAGACATGATTGGCGTTAACAACAGAAACCTAAAAACTTTTGAAGTAAGTCTTGATTTCAGTAAAGATTTAGCATCGCAAATTCCGGACGATTTTGTAAAAGTATCCGAAAGCGGCATTTCATCAATAGAAGCCATTCAGGAACTAAAACCATACGGTTACAAAGGTTTCTTAATAGGAGAAAACTTCATGAAAACCGAAAACGCCGGTCAAGCAGCTGTTGACTTTATAAGTCAGCTGTAA
- a CDS encoding phosphoribosylanthranilate isomerase, translating into MKLKICGMKYPENILEVGALLPDYMGFIFWEKSARYFNGTIPELIKTIKKVGVFVNQSLEEILEKVVKHNLQAVQLHGNESVEFVSELKKQLSKKIEIIKVFSADENFDFEIIKPFEPFCDYFLFDTKGKLPGGNGTTFDWSILKKYNSKKPFFLSGGIGMKELKAIEEISKSSLPIYAVDVNSKFEIEPGLKNRNLFSNFKRKFDVANF; encoded by the coding sequence ATGAAACTCAAAATATGCGGTATGAAATATCCTGAAAACATTCTCGAAGTAGGTGCACTCCTGCCCGATTATATGGGATTTATTTTCTGGGAAAAATCCGCGCGATATTTTAATGGAACTATTCCCGAACTTATAAAAACAATCAAAAAAGTGGGTGTTTTTGTAAACCAAAGTCTGGAAGAAATTTTAGAAAAAGTCGTAAAACACAATTTACAAGCCGTTCAGTTACACGGAAATGAATCGGTTGAATTTGTATCGGAACTAAAAAAACAATTATCAAAAAAAATCGAAATCATAAAAGTATTTTCAGCCGATGAAAATTTTGATTTTGAAATTATAAAACCTTTCGAACCATTCTGCGATTATTTTCTATTTGATACAAAAGGAAAACTACCCGGCGGTAATGGAACAACTTTCGACTGGAGCATATTAAAAAAATACAATTCGAAAAAGCCTTTCTTTTTAAGCGGCGGTATTGGAATGAAAGAATTAAAAGCCATCGAAGAAATTTCAAAAAGCAGTTTACCTATTTATGCAGTCGATGTAAATAGTAAATTTGAAATTGAACCTGGGCTGAAAAACAGAAATTTATTTAGCAATTTCAAACGAAAATTTGATGTTGCCAACTTTTAA
- the trpB gene encoding tryptophan synthase subunit beta — protein sequence MSFNVNEKGYYGEFGGAYIPEMLYPNVEELRQKYLSIMDEPDFKAEFNQLLKDYVGRPSPLYFAKRLSEKYNTKVYLKREDLNHTGAHKVNNTIGQILLAKRLGKKRIIAETGAGQHGVATATVCALMGIECIVYMGEIDIARQAPNVARMKMLGAEVRPALSGSRTLKDATNEAIRDWINNPVDTHYIIGSAIGPHPYPDMVTRFQSIISEEIKWQLKEKEGRENPDYVVACIGGGSNAAGTYYHFLHEPQVGIIAVEAAGKGVDSGHSAATSKLGKVGVIHGCKTLLMQTPDGQITEPYSISAGLDYPGVGPLHAHLAQTGRGEFFSVTDDDAMNAGLQLTKLEGIIPAIESAHAFAVLDQKKFKPEDIVVISLSGRGDKDLDNYIDYFKL from the coding sequence ATGAGTTTTAACGTTAACGAAAAAGGATATTACGGGGAATTTGGAGGAGCTTACATTCCAGAAATGTTATATCCGAATGTAGAAGAACTACGCCAAAAATACTTAAGCATAATGGACGAACCTGATTTTAAGGCAGAGTTCAACCAATTGCTTAAAGATTATGTAGGACGCCCTAGTCCGTTGTATTTTGCAAAACGCTTATCAGAAAAATACAATACAAAGGTTTATCTAAAAAGAGAAGATTTAAACCATACCGGAGCGCATAAAGTCAACAACACAATCGGGCAGATTTTATTAGCAAAACGTTTAGGTAAAAAAAGAATTATTGCAGAAACCGGTGCGGGTCAGCATGGTGTGGCAACTGCAACAGTCTGCGCACTAATGGGAATTGAATGCATCGTTTATATGGGAGAAATTGACATTGCGCGTCAGGCACCAAACGTTGCGCGTATGAAAATGCTTGGTGCAGAAGTTCGTCCGGCTCTTTCAGGTTCAAGAACCTTAAAAGATGCTACCAACGAAGCAATTCGTGATTGGATTAATAACCCTGTAGACACACATTATATCATTGGATCGGCAATTGGACCGCATCCTTACCCTGATATGGTAACACGTTTTCAGAGTATTATCTCAGAAGAAATAAAATGGCAGTTAAAAGAAAAAGAAGGACGCGAAAATCCTGATTATGTTGTTGCCTGCATTGGCGGCGGAAGTAACGCCGCAGGAACCTATTATCACTTTCTGCACGAACCGCAAGTTGGAATTATTGCTGTTGAAGCAGCCGGAAAAGGTGTTGACAGCGGGCACAGTGCTGCAACCAGTAAATTAGGAAAAGTCGGCGTTATTCACGGTTGTAAAACACTGTTAATGCAGACGCCAGACGGACAAATTACTGAGCCATATTCGATTTCTGCGGGACTTGATTATCCTGGAGTTGGGCCTTTGCACGCACATTTAGCACAAACCGGGCGCGGCGAATTTTTCTCTGTAACAGATGATGATGCTATGAATGCTGGTTTGCAGCTGACCAAACTAGAAGGAATTATTCCTGCTATTGAAAGCGCTCATGCATTTGCAGTTTTGGATCAGAAAAAATTCAAACCAGAAGATATTGTAGTGATCAGTCTTTCAGGACGTGGAGATAAAGATTTAGATAATTATATTGATTACTTTAAATTGTAA